In Chlorocebus sabaeus isolate Y175 chromosome 11, mChlSab1.0.hap1, whole genome shotgun sequence, one DNA window encodes the following:
- the ITGA5 gene encoding integrin alpha-5 produces MPPRQPPRQAGGGLSREFGKLLPALSHSPLGGLGSGSGSVAPGQGRAGAMGSRTPESPLHAVQLRWGPRRRPLLLPLLLLLLPPPPRVGGFNFDAEAPAVLSGPPGSFFGFSVEFYRPGTDGVSVLVGAPKANTSQPGVLQGGAVYLCPWGASPTQCTPIEFDSKGSRLLESSLSSSEGEEPVEYKSLQWFGATVRAHGSSILACAPLYSWRTEKEPLSDPVGTCYLSTNNFTRILEYAPCRSDFSWAAGQGYCQGGFSAEFTKTGRVVLGGPGSYFWQGQILSATQEQIAESYYPEYLINLVQGQLQTRQASSIYDDSYLGYSVAVGEFSGDDTEDFVAGVPKGNLTYGYVTILNGSDIRSLYNFSGEQMASYFGYAVAATDINGDGLDDLLVGAPLLMDRTPDGRPQEVGRVYVYLQHPAGIEPTPTLTLTGHDEFGRFGSSLTPLGDLDQDGYNDVAIGAPFGGETQQGVVFVFPGGPGGLGSKPSQVLQPLWAASHTPDFFGSALRGGRDLDGNGYPDLIVGSFGVDKAVVYRGRPIVSASASLTIFPAMFNPEERSCSLEGNPVACINLSFCLNASGKHVADSIGFTVELQLDWQKQKGGVRRALFLASRQATLTQTLLIQNGAREDCREMKIYLRNESEFRDKLSPIHIALDFSLDPQAPVDSHGLRPALHYQSKSRIEDKAQILLDCGEDNICVPDLQLEVFGEQNHVYLGDKNALNLTFHAQNVGEGGAYEAELRVTAPPEAEYSGLVRHPGNFSSLSCDYFAVNQSRLLVCDLGNPMKAGASLWGGLRFTVPHLRDTKKTIQFDFQILSKNLNNSQSDVVSFRLSVEAQAQVTLNGVSKPEAVLFPVSDWHPRDQPQKEEDVGPAVHHVYELINQGPSSISQGVLELSCPQALEGQQLLYVTRVTGLNCTTNHPINPKGLELDPEGSLHHRQKREAPSRSSASSGPQILKCPEAECLRLRCELGPLHQQESQSLQLHFRVWAKTFLQREHQPFSLQCEAVYKALKMPYRILPRQLPQKERQVATAVQWTKAEGSYGVPLWIIILAILFGLLLLGLLIYILYKLGFFKRSLPYGTAMEKAQLKPPATSDA; encoded by the exons ATGCCCCCCCGCCAGCCCCCTCGGCAGGCGGGGGGAGGGCTCAGCCGGGAGTTTGGCAAACTCCTCCCCGCGTTGAGTCATTCGCCTCTGGGAGGTTTAGGAAGCGGCTCCGGGTCGGTGGCCCCAGGACAGGGAAGAGCGGGCGCTATGGGGAGCCGGACGCCAGAGTCCCCTCTCCACGCCGTGCAGCTGCGCTGGGGCCCCCGGCGCCGACccctgctgctgccgctgctgctgctgctgctgccgccgccacCCAGGGTCGGGGGCTTCAACTTTGACGCGGAGGCCCCAGCAGTGCTCTCGGGGCCCCCAGGCTCCTTCTTCGGATTCTCAGTGGAGTTTTACCGGCCGGGAACAGACGG GGTCAGTGTGCTGGTGGGAGCACCCAAGGCTAACACCAGCCAGCCAGGAGTGCTGCAGGGTGGTGCTGTCTACCTCTGTCCTTGGGGCGCCAGCCCCACACAGTGCACCCCCATTGAATTTGACAGCAAAG GCTCTCGGCTCCTGGAGTCCTCACTGTCCAGCTCAGAGGGAGAGGAACCTGTGGAGTACAAGTCCTTGCAGTGGTTCGGGGCAACAGTTCGAGCCCATGGCTCCTCCATCTTG GCATGCGCTCCACTGTACAGCTGGCGCACAGAGAAGGAGCCACTGAGCGACCCCGTGGGTACCTGCTACCTCTCCACAAATAACTTCACCCGAATTCTGGAGTATGCACCTTGCCGCTCAG ATTTCAGCTGGGCAGCAGGACAGGGTTACTGCCAAGGAGGCTTCAGTGCTGAGTTCACCAAG ACTGGCCGTGTGGTTTTAGGTGGACCAGGAAGCTATTTCTGGCAAG GCCAGATCCTGTCTGCCACTCAGGAGCAGATTGCAGAATCTTACTACCCCGAGTACCTGATCAACCTGGTTCAGGGGCAGCTGCAGACTCGCCAGGCCAGTTCCATCTATGATGACAGCTACCTAG gataCTCTGTGGCTGTAGGTGAATTCAGTGGTGATGACACAGAAG aCTTTGTTGCTGGTGTGCCCAAAGGGAACCTCACTTACGGCTAT GTCACCATCCTTAATGGCTCAGACATCCGATCCCTCTATAACTTCTCAGGGGAACAG ATGGCCTCCTACTTCGGCTATGCAGTGGCTGCCACAGACATCAATGGGGACGG GCTGGATGACTTGCTGGTAGGGGCACCCCTGCTCATGGATCGGACCCCTGACGGGCGGCCTCAGGAGGTGGGCAGGGTCTACGTCTACCTGCAGCACCCAGCCGGCATAGAGCCCACGCCCACCCTTACCCTCACTGGCCATGATGAGTTTGGCCGATTTGGCAGCTCCTTGACCCCCCTGGGGGACCTGGACCAGGATGGCTACAATG ATGTGGCCATTGGGGCTCCCTTTGGTGGGGAGACCCAGCAGGGAGTAGTGTTTGTATTCCCTGGGGGCCCAGGAGGGCTGGGCTCTAAGCCTTCCCAGGTTCTGCAACCCCTGTGGGCAGCCAGCCACACCCCAGACTTCTTTGGCTCTGCCCTTCGAGGAGGCCGAGACCTGGATGGCAACGGATACCCTG ATCTGATTGTGGGGTCCTTTGGTGTGGACAAGGCTGTGGTATACAG GGGCCGCCCCATCGTGTCTGCCAGTGCCTCCCTCACCATCTTCCCTGCCATGTTCAACCCAGAGGAGCGCAGCTGCAGCTTAGAGGGGAACCCTGTGGCCTG CATCAACCTTAGCTTCTGCCTCAATGCTTCTGGAAAACACGTTGCTGACTCCATTG GCTTCACAGTGGAACTTCAGCTGGACTGGCAGAAGCAGAAGGGAGGGGTACGGCGGGCACTGTTCCTGGCCTCCAGGCAGGCAACCCTGACCCAGACCCTGCTCATCCAGAATGGGGCTCGAGAGGATTGCAGAGAGATGAAGATCTACCTCAGG AATGAGTCAGAATTTCGAGACAAACTCTCCCCGATTCACATCGCTCTCGACTTCTCCTTGGACCCCCAAGCCCCAGTGGACAGCCACGGCCTCAGGCCAGCCCTGCATTACCAGAGCAAGAGCCGGATAGAGGACAAG GCTCAGATCTTGCTGGACTGTGGAGAAGACAACATCTGTGTGCCTGACCTGCAGCTGGAAGTGTTTGG GGAGCAGAACCATGtgtacctgggtgacaagaatgccCTGAACCTCACTTTCCATGCCCAGAATGTGGGTGAGGGTGGCGCCTATGAGGCTGAGCTTCGGGTCACCGCCCCTCCAGAGGCTGAGTACTCAGGACTCGTCAGACATCCAGGG AACTTCTCCAGCCTGAGCTGTGACTACTTTGCCGTGAACCAGAGCCGCCTGCTGGTGTGTGACCTGGGCAACCCCATGAAGGCAGGAGCCAGT CTGTGGGGTGGCCTTCGGTTTACAGTCCCTCATCTCCGGGACACTAAGAAAACCATCCAGTTTGACTTCCAGATCCTCAG CAAGAATCTCAACAACTCGCAAAGCGATGTGGTTTCCTTCCGGCTCTCCGTGGAGGCTCAGGCCCAGGTCACCCTGAACGG TGTCTCCAAGCCTGAGGCAGTGCTATTCCCAGTAAGCGACTGGCATCCCCGAGACCAGCCTCAGAAGGAGGAGGACGTGGGACCTGCTGTGCACCATGTCTATGAG CTCATCAACCAAGGCCCCAGCTCCATTAGCCAGGGCGTGCTGGAGCTCAGCTGTCCCCAGGCTCTGGAAGGTCAGCAGCTCCTATATGTGACCAGAGTTACGGGACTCAACTGCACCACCAATCACCCCATTAACCCAAAAGGCCTGGAG TTGGATCCCGAGGGTTCCCTGCACCACCGGCAAAAACGGGAAGCTCCAAGCCGCAGCTCTGCTTCCTCTGGACCTCAGATCCTG AAATGCCCGGAGGCTGAGTGTTTGAGGCTGCGCTGTGAGCTCGGGCCCCTGCACCAACAAGAGAGCCAAAGTCTGCAGCTGCATTTCCGAGTCTGGGCCAAGACTTTCTTGCAG CGGGAGCACCAGCCATTTAGCCTGCAGTGTGAGGCTGTGTACAAAGCCCTGAAGATGCCCTACCGAATCCTGCCTCGGCAGCTGCCCCAAAAGGAGCGTCAG GTGGCCACAGCTGTGCAATGGACCAAGGCAGAAGGCAGCTATGGCGTCCCACTGTGGATCATCATCCTAGCCATCCTTTTTGGCCTCCTGCTCCTAGGTCTACTCATCTACATCCTCTACAAG CTCGGATTCTTCAAACGCTCCCTCCCATATGGCACCGCCATGGAAAAAGCTCAGCTCAAGCCTCCAGCCACCTCTGATGCCTGA